The Porites lutea chromosome 4, jaPorLute2.1, whole genome shotgun sequence genome contains a region encoding:
- the LOC140934402 gene encoding uncharacterized protein, protein MRRGIKNLQSVIAARKEEIHSAKDSGRSRNEQGKQFLPLSVEELVHSEKFILRCLQCQYFSHEMETLTNLKDVPLEVKHPLILPKKSHISDLIVRYFHESVGHHQGRGVTHNTIRQAGYWIVDGRSTVARTISRCVTCRRFRGQLQTQKMSDLPEERVTQAAPFHYTGMDVFGPFYVKEGRKTLKRYGLIFTCLASRAVHLETLNTMETDSFISALRRFIKRRGKVRELRSDQGPNSLEQGMTSPMPYKSSTVTE, encoded by the exons ATGAGAAGAGGAATAAAGAATCTCCAGTCTGTAATAGCAGCACGTAAAGAAGAGATTCATTCTGCAAAGGACTCAGGAAGATCACGCAATGAACAGGGAAAGCAGTTCTTACCTCTCTCAGTTGAAGAATTGGTCCACTCCGAGAAGTTTATTTTGCGTTGCCTCCAATGCCAGTATTTTAGCCATGAGATGGAAACACTAACAAACCTCAAAG ATGTTCCCCTTGAAGTTAAGCACCCGTTGATCTTGCCTAAGAAGAGTCACATCTCAGACTTGATCGTAAGATACTTTCACGAATCGGTTGGCCACCATCAAGGACGTGGAGTCACCCACAACACAATCAGGCAAGCTGGGTACTGGATAGTAGACGGACGCTCAACTGTGGCCAGAACTATCTCTAGGTGTGTCACTTGCCGTCGATTTCGTGGCCAACTGCAAACACAGAAAATGTCCGATCTACCGGAAGAGCGTGTTACACAGGCTGCTCCTTTCCACTACACAGGCATGGATGTGTTCGGTCCCTTTTACGTTAAAGAAGGACGCAAGACACTAAAGCGTTATGGCTTGATCTTCACGTGTCTGGCGTCACGCGCTGTTCATCTTGAGACTCTCAATACAATGGAAACAGATTCTTTCATTAGTGCCTTACGCCGTTTTATCAAAAGACGAGGAAAGGTACGCGAACTACGTTCGGACCAAGGGCCAAATTCGTTGGAGCAAGGAATGACCTCACCGATGCCTTACAAGAGCTCAACCGTGACCGAGTGA
- the LOC140934403 gene encoding uncharacterized protein has translation MRRVPGLQIQHINGEYSSVKVPYAYAQPKIPATPSDIATPDIVRQWDHLKGVADEIHYRSDIEIGMLIGRNVPTAFQPLKVIYGEADEPWAEKYKFGWTIIGPVCLDKAKSQESSSVSVNRVTVQREELPDSCILNVPQASSPLHQQDSVAVLVNKLRSKDVTSPQIIREMMEMDYSELNYSRKICANEQVESIEDKRFCQIMTAEMHKNQLGNWEAPLPFKTDEVNLPDNREQCLRRLLSLKRKLCKDERARENYIAFMHKILERQHASRVPDNELTPTPGKVWYLPHFDVYHPKKPDQVRVVFDCSALYNSQSLNKNLLQGPDLLNSLIGVLTRFRKEDVALTCDIEQMFHSFHVTPSHRDFLRFLWFDNNDLDGAISEFRMSVHLFGAVSSPAVANYSLHKTAETGPAEFEAIELIEDSQALCASAKLRLHKFASNRKDVLEALPKDDRAGDLKDLDLRHDALPVQRSLGTYWCIESDTLGFRIELKDKPLSRRGTFSTISSVYDPLGIVSPVILTGEQILQDLCRQKVDWDDPLPDEIIARWERWRTELPLLEKVKLNRCVKQPGFGSPVQAEVHSFSDASESGIGQVSYLRTVNSQGEVHVSFLIANSRVAPIKPISIPRMELTAAVVSVNVTKMLQSELDYETLRSVYYTDSEVVIGYVSNEARRFHVYVGNRVQHIRDRSDPEQWHHVPGKDNPVDEASRSLTASQLLNNKRYMALRARLSLGKRCTTS, from the exons ATGCGAAGAGTGCCCGGCCTTCAAATCCAACATATAAATGGCGAGTATTCATCCGTTAAAGTTCCTTATGCCTATGCTCAACCGAAGATCCCAGCAACACCCAGCGACATTGCCACTCCTGACATAGTGAGACAGTGGGATCACTTGAAGGGTGTTGCCGATGAGATACATTACAGGTCTGACATAGAAATCGGCATGCTCATTGGAAGAAATGTACCTACCGCCTTCCAACCCCTGAAAGTTATTTATGGCGAAGCAGACGAGCCTTGGGCagagaaatacaaatttggatGGACAATCATCGGTCCTGTCTGCTTGGATAAAGCGAAATCCCAAGAAAGTAGTAGCGTATCAGTCAATCGCGTTACCGTTCAAAGAGAAGAACTACCGGACTCGTGTATTCTGAACGTCCCTCAAGCCTCTAGTCCTCTCCATCAGCAAGATTCTGTAGCCGTTCTCGTCAATAAGCTGCGGTCGAAGGATGTCACCAGCCCCCAAATAATTCGCGAGATGATGGAAATGGACTATAGTGAACTGAATTACTCTCGCAAAATTTGTGCGAACGAGCAAGTTGAGTCGATTGAAGACAAACGTTTCTGCCAAATTATGACTGCAGAAATGCACAAAAATCAATTAGGAAACTGGGAGGCACCACTTCCGTTCAAGACAGATGAAGTCAACCTTCCAGATAACAGAGAACAGTGCCTAAGAAGACTTCTATCGCTGAAAAGAAAGTTATGTAAAGACGAGAGAGCAAGAGAGAATTACATCGCCTTTATGCACAAGATATTAGAACGTCAACACGCAAGTCGTGTCCCAGACAACGAACTGACGCCAACGCCTGGCAAAGTGTGGTACCTCCCACATTTTGACGTATACCATCCCAAGAAACCCGATCAAGTACGTGTAGTCTTCGATTGTAGCGCCCTTTACAACAGCCAGTCCTTAAACAAGAACCTTTTACAAGGACCAGACCTGCTGAACTCTCTCATCGGGGTATTAACCAGATTCCGCAAGGAAGATGTAGCGCTCACGTGTGATATAGAACAAATGTTCCACAGCTTTCACGTTACACCAAGCCACAGAGACTTCCTCCGCTTTTTGTGGTTTGATAATAATGACTTGGATGGTGCCATCTCAGAATTTCGTATGAGTGTACATCTCTTTGGAGCAGTGTCATCTCCTGCCGTAGCCAACTATAGTCTTCATAAGACAGCAGAAACTGGACCTGCCGAGTTCG AAGCCATAGAATTAATTGAGGACAGTCAGGCTCTCTGTGCGTCAGCGAAATTACGACTTCACAAGTTCGCCAGCAACCGGAAGGATGTCTTAGAGGCCCTTCCAAAAGACGATCGTGCAGGAGACCTCAAAGATCTTGATCTTCGCCACGATGCTCTACCAGTCCAGCGATCTCTAGGCACTTATTGGTGCATAGAATCGGATACTTTAGGCTTCCGCATAGAACTGAAGGATAAACCACTTTCACGTCGGGGTACCTTTTCTACGATAAGCTCAGTATACGACCCTTTAGGGATAGTTTCACCAGTAATCCTGACTGGTGAGCAGATTTTGCAAGACCTTTGTCGCCAAAAGGTGGATTGGGACGACCCGCTTCCTGATGAAATTATCGCTCGTTGGGAGAGGTGGCGCACCGAACTACCGCTGTTAGAGAAAGTCAAACTCAACCGCTGTGTTAAACAGCCTGGCTTCGGAAGTCCAGTCCAAGCTGAAGTACACAGTTTTTCGGATGCAAGCGAATCAGGAATTGGTCAAGTCTCGTATCTTCGAACAGTCAACTCTCAAGGAGAAGTTCATGTGAGTTTCCTCATAGCCAATTCACGAGTAGCTCCTATCAAGCCGATATCTATTCCCCGTATGGAACTGACAGCGGCCGTCGTATCAGTCAATGTAACGAAGATGTTGCAGAGTGAACTCGACTACGAGACTTTACGATCTGTTTATTACACAGACTCTGAGGTAGTCATCGGCTACGTAAGTAATGAAGCTCGTCGTTTTCACGTATATGTCGGAAACAGAGTACAGCACATCCGTGATCGTAGCGACCCGGAACAGTGGCATCACGTGCCAGGAAAGGATAATCCTGTGGACGAAGCGTCTCGTTCACTCACTGCCAGTCAGTTACTTAACAACAAGAGATATATGGCTCTCAGGGCCAGACTTTCTCTGGGAAAGCGATGTACCACTTCTTAA